A single genomic interval of Bacteroidota bacterium harbors:
- a CDS encoding GxxExxY protein, producing the protein MELNQITEKIIGCAIEVHKYLGPGLLESAYEECLAFELTNAGLTIERQKAVPVVFKEIKLDCGYRIDILVENIVVIELKTVDAFNPVHEAQILTYMKFSKKSIGLLINFNVTLLKNGLKRYKL; encoded by the coding sequence ATGGAACTAAATCAAATCACAGAAAAAATTATCGGATGTGCTATTGAGGTTCATAAATATCTTGGTCCCGGTCTATTGGAATCGGCTTATGAAGAATGTCTTGCCTTTGAATTAACAAATGCAGGTTTGACAATTGAAAGACAGAAAGCTGTACCCGTTGTTTTTAAGGAAATAAAATTAGATTGTGGGTACAGAATTGACATTTTAGTTGAAAACATTGTAGTTATTGAATTGAAAACGGTGGATGCTTTCAATCCAGTGCATGAGGCGCAGATACTTACCTATATGAAATTTTCCAAAAAAAGCATTGGCCTTCTTATTAATTTTAATGTCACATTACTAAAAAATGGGCTCAAAAGGTATAAACTTTAA